GAACAGGCAAACGGCCACGGCAAAATAGATGCATCGTTTGATCATATCCGCGTCAACCAAACCTCCCGAGTCCTTGGCCTGCCCCGATTGCCGCGCCGAACCGCAACGTGCCCTCCGCCGGCTTCCCGTCCGCTCCACCAGGGCTGCTGGCACGTTTCTCTCCACGGAACCATGCCCGGATCCAATGAATGAAGATTCACCATTGTTTGGCAAAAAGGGCGGCGACCTCCATTCACCCGCTTCCGAAAAGAGGTCTCAAAGGCCTAAAAGCGTGATTTTAGTTGATTAGCGGGGCAAAAGCAAGCGCAAAGCCATCACAAACCGACGCGATCGCTTCTACGCCGTTTCCCCGGGAGGAGGAGCGGAATCAGAAGAAAATGATCCCGCTCCGTGCGGGGCAGGGGACAAAGACCAAGGACCTATGCGAACATGAGATCGTATCCATCCGGAAATGATTTCCCGGTAGGACCCAGTTTCCAATCCGAAGATGAGACCGATTATCCTCAGGCGGCCAGGGGTTCCAGGCGACCGAAGGCCGGGATCCTAACCCGGTTCTCCCGGCACGCTTCCGGCGATTCGAAGGTGACCCATCGCCAGTGGCGTTCGGAGCCCATCAATTTGCGCAGCATGAACTGGTTCAGGTAGTGCCCGGACTTCTTGACCACGAAGTGGCCGATGACCGGAGACCCGACGATGGAAAGATCCCCTAAGAAATCGAGCAGTTTGTGACGCACGAATTCGTCCTTGTAGCGAAGGCCGTCCTCGTTGAGGATCCTGAACTCGTCGACCACGACGACATTGTCCAGAGAGCCGCCCTTGGCGAGCCCGTGCTTTTTCAGCGTTTCGACGTCCTTCAGAAAACCGAAGGTACGCGCCCGGCTGATATCCCGCACAAAATCCCGCCCGGAAAAGGTCAGTTCGTGGGTCTGGTTGCGCAGCATCGGGTGCTGAAAATCGATCATGCAGGTGATCTTGAGCTCCTTCGAAGGATAGATGGCGATCGAGCGATTGCCGTCATCGACCTTGAACGGCCGTCTGATGAGCAAAAAACGCTTCGGGGCGCTCTGCTCCCGGATGCCGGCGCTCTTGATCAAAAAAACGAATGGGGCCGCGCTGCCGTCCATGATCGGGACCTCGGGCCCATCGAGTTC
The DNA window shown above is from Desulfatiglans anilini DSM 4660 and carries:
- the lpxC gene encoding UDP-3-O-acyl-N-acetylglucosamine deacetylase — encoded protein: MDYRQRTLKEPVDCTGIGLHSGEKVHMVLRPAAPNSGLCFVRSDLAGRPRVPAGFEHVLDTTLATTVGIDGCRIGTIEHLMAAFFGLGIDNAVVELDGPEVPIMDGSAAPFVFLIKSAGIREQSAPKRFLLIRRPFKVDDGNRSIAIYPSKELKITCMIDFQHPMLRNQTHELTFSGRDFVRDISRARTFGFLKDVETLKKHGLAKGGSLDNVVVVDEFRILNEDGLRYKDEFVRHKLLDFLGDLSIVGSPVIGHFVVKKSGHYLNQFMLRKLMGSERHWRWVTFESPEACRENRVRIPAFGRLEPLAA